CGTGCTCAAGGCAGGTGGCGAAGTTGTGATCGTTCCGGTCGAACGAATGCCAACAGGCACCGGCGTCGCTGCGATCTATCGTTATTGATGAGCTGATGATTAATGTAAGCATAGGTTGAGGTGACTGGCTTATCACCCTCTGGTCAAGTGTCTGTGCTTGATCCTGTGTGCCTGATCTGCTGCAGCTCCGAGGCGTACCTTTCTGTCCGCCTCATATTCAGAGTAGTTTCCCTCGAACCAGACCACCTTGCTGTCACCATCAAATGCAAGCATGTGGGTGGCGATACGGTCGAGGAACCGGATGAGGCCATTGGAACAAGGGACAATCTGCCTGATAATAAAAAGATAAAATGCAGGACATTCGCCAGATGCTCTATAAATTGGATAAAGAGTTCAAGGAATAACTGCAGCCTCGATGTTCTTAGGTACTAAAGCCGCTTTTTTATCAGTCTTTTTACATCTATCGCATTCAATAATTTATCATAAGCCATATTAAATTTCTCAACACCTTCTTCTTCCAGTTTTTGAGTAACATCATCAATGCTGATTCCATTTTCTTTAAGCTGTTGTAACACCTGGTTTGCATGAGATAGATTATTTTCTAAACTGCTGGCTGCTTTGCCATGATCACGAAAAGCATCAATGGTTTTTAATGGAAGAGTATTAATGGTGTCCGGACCAATTAATGGTTCTACATATTTTACATCACTATATGCCGGATCCTTTGTGCCTGTGCTTGCCCATAAAACTTTTTGCTTTTTCGCACCTTGTTTTTCAAGCTTTTGAAATCGCTCGCTCTGAAAAACTTCTTTATAAATCTGGTATGCTACTATAGCGGAAGCAATCGCCACTTCACCTTTAAGTTTATCAAGCTTTTTCTCTTTTAAAACAGGATCAAGAAGTACATCTATTCGGCTCAAGAAAAAGCTGGCTACAGATGTTATACTATCAATGGACTGCCTAGCTTTTAACCGATCTTCTAATCCGGATAAATAAGCTTCAGTAACTTCTCTGTAACGATTCAAACCAAACAACAATGTAACATTGATATTGACACCTTCACTAATACATTTTCGAATGGCTGGCAAGCCTTCTGCGGTGCCCGGTATTTTTATCATCACATTTTCGCGGTTCAATGTTTTCCATAATTTCATTGCTTGTTTAACAGAACCTTCAGTATCATTGGCAAGATGAGGTGAAACTTCCAGACTTACATAACCATCCTGTCCTTTAGATTTTTCATAAACCGGTTTTAGTATATCAGCTGCCCGCTTAATATCATTTATAGCAAACTCGAAAAAAATCTCCTCATTATTTTTTTGTTCTCCGGCAAATTTTTTAATATCCGCATCAT
Above is a genomic segment from Nitrospirota bacterium containing:
- the tal gene encoding transaldolase codes for the protein MNVSNLKIIHDLGQSIWLDFFDREIMNNGTLQKLIDEDYLSGITSNPSIFEKAVIGSTNYDADIKKFAGEQKNNEEIFFEFAINDIKRAADILKPVYEKSKGQDGYVSLEVSPHLANDTEGSVKQAMKLWKTLNRENVMIKIPGTAEGLPAIRKCISEGVNINVTLLFGLNRYREVTEAYLSGLEDRLKARQSIDSITSVASFFLSRIDVLLDPVLKEKKLDKLKGEVAIASAIVAYQIYKEVFQSERFQKLEKQGAKKQKVLWASTGTKDPAYSDVKYVEPLIGPDTINTLPLKTIDAFRDHGKAASSLENNLSHANQVLQQLKENGISIDDVTQKLEEEGVEKFNMAYDKLLNAIDVKRLIKKRL